CTTCTTGTCTTGACATCGAGCGGCGACATCCAGGGGACCGAGTCGGCGGCGGCCTTGCTCCTGCGGGATCGTGAGGCGGAATGCTGGATAGCCGAAGGAACGGCTCGGGGAGCGGAGTTGCTCGCCGCAAGGGCGGATCTCCTCCCCGATCTGCTCGACTGGATCTCGGGCGCGTGCGGCGGCCGGTGAGACGTCTCGCGGTCGCCTTCCTCCTGCTCTCTCTTTGCCCCACCGCTCCCTTCGCGCTCGAAGGGGCGCTCCTGCTGGAGGAGGCCCGCGCTCTGTCCGACCGGGGGGAAGCGGCGGCCGCACGAGAACAGCTCGTCCGCGCGCGCTGGAGCGCCGGCGACCCGGCGCTCCGCAGGCTGGCGGAAACGCTTCTGCGCAGGAGCGAGGCCTCTCTCCCCGAGACCTTGCGCTGGGACTGGGCCGTTCTGCCGAGCGACAACCTCGGCAGCCCGGCCGGAGTGGAGGACCTTCCCTTCGCCATGGCTTGGCTGATGAGCGAGGAGGTCCTCTCGCGAGGCTACTCGCGGACGGCTCCCCTCCATCGCGTCGTCGCGGCGCTCGATCGCCTTCCGGAAGGCGCTGCGGCCGCCACGCCGGCTTTGGCCTCGACCCTGCCGATCCAGACGATCGAGGGGCTCAAGGTGCGTCTCGCGATGCTGCCGGGGCCAACCGGGAAACCGCTCTACTCCGGCGCGATCGACCCGGAGGCGGGACCGGGGTTGCGGGATGCCCTGCGTGCCTTCCAGTCCCTGAAGGGGCTCGAGCCGACGGGGGAGGCGGACGGCAGGACGATGGGGGCCATCCAGGAGGCGTACGAGCAAGCGCTCCTTCGGCCCACTCGTCCGATCGAAGCCGCGGGAATCGTCGATCTCTCGGCGGCGATTCCCGCGCGACACCTGATTCGCTCGAGCCTTCGCGTGCGCGAGGGGCGGCTCGTTTTCGAAGTCGCCATCCTCGACGCGCAGGGACGCCGGCTCTGGGGTCCGGTGGTGGATGAGGGGCCGCTGGAGAACGGAGCGATCATCGCGCGCTCCACGCTCCTCAGGCTTCTCGACCTCATCCCGGCCGAGTGGAGGCCGGAGCGGTTCTCGGGGATCGAAGAGCCCCTTCCATCGCTCGCCGATCTGCAGGAGGCGGGGAGATGGGCCCTCGTGCGCGCGCGGGGAGATCTCGCTCTGGCGAGGCTGCGTGGCTCGGCCCTGAGAGAGCGCAACCCGGGATGGGAGCGGGTCCTGGTTGCCGTGGACGCCGATCAGGCCGGCCCCAGCGAGATCGCCTCATGGGAGGACGCGCTCCGAAAGCGTGTGCTGCTCTTGGGCTCTGTCGGGGAGGAGGATATCCCTCTGACGCTCGAGGAGACCGTGAGCGAGATGCCGGGCGTCTTCGGATCGCCGGGCGATGCCAGGCGCGGACCCGTGAAAGCCCTCGGCGGCGAAGGGAGACTCCGTCTCGAGGGGAGGTTCCCGTGAGGCGCGGGCGGCTCTTCCTCCTCGCTCTCTGCGGCGTCGCGCTCGCAGTTGTCGCGGACTCCGCGGGGGCCCTCGATCTGACGCCGCGAACGGCACGCGCTGGAGCCAGATTCTCGAACTGGAGGATCGAGGGGGGAGAAGCGGAGCAGAGCGTGCGTCAAGCCTGGCTCCCCATCGAGATCGGCCTAGAGCCCCTTCCCGGGGGCGAGGTCAGCCTCGGTTTCGATCTCAGGCATCAGGAGATGGAGGGCAGCCCATCCGCCAAGTCGTCCGGAGTCGGCGCAGGATGGCTCAACGCGCGCCACCGCGTCGATCACAGATGGATCCTCGGGCTTGGCGCCGTCGTCCCGCTGCGGGATCCCTCCCTGACGGGAGAGGAGATGCGCCTGGCCTCGCTGTTGGAGGAGACGGGGCTTCGCATGCCGGTTGGCGGGTTGGCTCCCGGACCGGGCGTGGAGGCGCGCGCGCTCCGGATGATCCCGCTGGGCGCAGTCCACAAGGCGGGCGTTGCGGCCGGCATTCTGATTCGAGCGCCATACCGAGCTGCGCGGGGCGAGGGATCGCTCGATCCGGGCGATCGTCTCCGGCTGGCGGCGGCTCTGAACGGACCCTACCAGGGAGTCCACTGGTCTCTCACCGCCGCGGGCACGACCGAGGGCAATTCGAAGCTGCGCGGCGTCGATCGCTACCGCGAAGGGGAGCGCCTCGATCTGGCCCTTGGGCTCTCCCGCCCCGGCAACCTCTCGCTTGAAAGCCTGTTACGCCTCTTCCTTCAAGCCGAAGGCGAAGCAAGCGTGGGGTGGGCCGCCCCGAGCGGCGGCTCGGTCCTGAGCGGCGGCATCCAGACGGCATGGGGGGACGACTGGCGATGGCGGGCGGCCCTCACGGCCTGGCGCTACGAGGGGTTCGACGACCTGATCGCGGATCCGGTCGTTCTGAGGCCTTCCGTCGGCCTGCTCAAGAGATGGGGTCGGCAGGGAATCGAGGGGTCGATCGCCCCCGCTCTGGGTAGCGCGCGCGAGGGGCGCAGCCTCCGCGGACTCGAGGTCTCCTTCCTCTGGAGTCTGGGGCAGTGAGAATCGCGCGATCGCGACTGAGGCGGTTGCCGCCCCTCTTGCTCGCCGCGGGGCTGCTTCTCTCCTGCATGGCCGAC
This is a stretch of genomic DNA from Candidatus Eisenbacteria bacterium. It encodes these proteins:
- a CDS encoding peptidoglycan-binding protein translates to MLDSRRNGSGSGVARRKGGSPPRSARLDLGRVRRPVRRLAVAFLLLSLCPTAPFALEGALLLEEARALSDRGEAAAAREQLVRARWSAGDPALRRLAETLLRRSEASLPETLRWDWAVLPSDNLGSPAGVEDLPFAMAWLMSEEVLSRGYSRTAPLHRVVAALDRLPEGAAAATPALASTLPIQTIEGLKVRLAMLPGPTGKPLYSGAIDPEAGPGLRDALRAFQSLKGLEPTGEADGRTMGAIQEAYEQALLRPTRPIEAAGIVDLSAAIPARHLIRSSLRVREGRLVFEVAILDAQGRRLWGPVVDEGPLENGAIIARSTLLRLLDLIPAEWRPERFSGIEEPLPSLADLQEAGRWALVRARGDLALARLRGSALRERNPGWERVLVAVDADQAGPSEIASWEDALRKRVLLLGSVGEEDIPLTLEETVSEMPGVFGSPGDARRGPVKALGGEGRLRLEGRFP